In a single window of the Balneolaceae bacterium genome:
- a CDS encoding sigma-70 family RNA polymerase sigma factor, with the protein MEALSTARVKDLSDEDLMEHFQSGYEKAFDELVHRYKDRLHNFLFRYTHNHQDCEDLVQETFLRVYRSKHSYERIARFSTWMYTIALNLARSLYKKKKRMTMVTIHENPSDPEDRPMKLEDSDILPDQQLQEKMSIDMLEKALMELNEDFREVVVLRDIQQLAYDEIAEITDTPMGTVKSRINRGRVHLQEILQNYV; encoded by the coding sequence ATGGAAGCTCTAAGCACCGCACGCGTCAAGGATCTGTCCGACGAAGATCTGATGGAACATTTCCAGTCGGGCTACGAAAAAGCCTTTGACGAACTGGTTCATCGCTACAAGGACCGCCTCCACAATTTCCTGTTCCGGTACACTCACAACCACCAGGATTGCGAGGACCTGGTGCAGGAGACATTCCTGAGGGTCTACCGCAGCAAGCACTCCTACGAGCGCATCGCACGCTTCTCCACCTGGATGTACACCATTGCGCTCAACCTGGCGCGGAGTCTGTACAAAAAGAAAAAACGCATGACCATGGTCACCATCCATGAAAATCCCAGCGATCCCGAGGACCGTCCCATGAAGCTGGAGGACAGCGACATCCTGCCTGATCAGCAGCTGCAGGAAAAAATGTCCATTGACATGCTTGAAAAGGCGCTTATGGAGCTGAACGAGGACTTCCGCGAGGTGGTGGTCCTGCGTGATATCCAGCAGCTGGCCTACGACGAGATCGCCGAGATCACCGACACGCCCATGGGCACGGTCAAGTCCCGCATCAACCGCGGAAGGGTCCACCTCCAGGAGATCCTGCAGAACTACGTATAA
- a CDS encoding thiamine pyrophosphate-dependent enzyme, with protein MIAPSKNISGEKSLQLYRDLLLPRLIEERMLKLLRQNRISKWFSGMGQEAIAVGVASSLPADDYILPMHRNLGVFTTRGVDLYTLFCQLLGKADGFTGGRDRSFHFGTLEHNIVGMISHLAATMPVADGLALAARMRGSDRVACSFCGDGATSEGEFHEALNLAGVWKLPVIFMIENNGYGLSTPTHQQYACERLVDRAEGYGLEGMFIDGNDVFEVSEAVSSARRLALEGKPVLIEAETFRMRGHEEASGTFYVPDELFEEWSEKDPVDRMRRWLIEEGVTGEEQLEELRGETEARFTPALEQALEAPEPQFDEERETGSVWASWTPPATEVPPDVSTSEKRFVDAIQFALRQAFEEDEERLILGQDIADYGGVFKVTEGFLEQFGPERVRNTPIIEAGALGAAVGLALDGFKPVVEMQFADFISCSFNQLVNNISKSHYRWTPPLNITIRAPHGGGVGAGPFHSQSPEGWFMQHPGLKIVVPSSPEDAQNLLYSALHDPNPVLYFEHKRLYRSIRAVTPDRCVLEPLGHARVAREGEHATIVTYGLGVHWALELAEEKGKEGVELEIVDLRCLAPLDMETVAASVTKTNRVMLLQEPSVTLGPMSELSARITEAHFRELDAPVMRCSSLDMPVPFSPALEEGYLASSRMRGVLDELLAY; from the coding sequence ATGATCGCACCCTCAAAAAATATTTCCGGGGAAAAATCCCTCCAGCTCTACCGCGACCTTCTGCTGCCTCGTCTCATCGAGGAGCGCATGCTCAAACTGCTGCGCCAGAACCGCATCTCCAAGTGGTTTTCCGGCATGGGCCAGGAGGCTATAGCGGTGGGTGTGGCAAGCAGCCTTCCCGCCGATGACTATATTTTGCCCATGCACCGCAACTTGGGCGTTTTCACCACGCGCGGCGTGGACCTGTATACCCTTTTTTGCCAGTTGCTGGGCAAAGCGGATGGTTTTACCGGGGGAAGGGACCGATCCTTCCACTTCGGCACCCTGGAGCACAACATCGTGGGCATGATATCCCACCTGGCGGCCACCATGCCCGTGGCTGACGGTCTGGCCCTGGCAGCCCGGATGCGCGGCTCCGACCGGGTGGCCTGCAGTTTCTGCGGAGACGGCGCCACCAGCGAGGGGGAGTTCCACGAGGCGCTCAACCTGGCGGGCGTCTGGAAGCTGCCGGTGATCTTCATGATCGAAAACAACGGCTACGGCCTCTCCACCCCTACCCACCAGCAGTACGCATGCGAGCGGCTGGTGGACCGGGCGGAGGGATACGGGCTGGAGGGCATGTTCATTGACGGCAACGATGTTTTCGAGGTAAGTGAGGCCGTGTCCAGCGCACGCAGACTGGCCCTGGAGGGCAAACCGGTGCTCATCGAGGCCGAAACCTTCCGCATGCGGGGCCACGAGGAGGCCTCAGGCACCTTCTACGTTCCCGACGAGCTCTTCGAGGAGTGGAGCGAAAAGGACCCGGTAGACCGCATGCGCCGCTGGCTGATCGAGGAGGGCGTGACCGGCGAGGAACAGCTGGAGGAGCTCCGCGGGGAGACCGAAGCGCGCTTCACCCCCGCCCTGGAGCAGGCGCTGGAGGCGCCGGAACCACAATTCGATGAAGAGCGGGAAACCGGCTCGGTCTGGGCGTCCTGGACACCCCCCGCGACGGAAGTCCCGCCCGACGTTTCCACCTCCGAGAAGCGCTTTGTGGATGCCATTCAGTTTGCCCTGCGGCAGGCCTTTGAAGAGGACGAGGAACGCCTGATCCTGGGACAGGATATCGCGGACTACGGCGGGGTCTTCAAGGTCACCGAAGGCTTCCTCGAGCAGTTTGGGCCCGAACGCGTGCGCAACACGCCCATCATCGAGGCGGGTGCGCTGGGTGCGGCTGTCGGGCTTGCCCTTGACGGCTTTAAACCCGTGGTGGAGATGCAGTTCGCCGACTTTATCTCATGCAGTTTCAATCAGCTTGTCAACAACATATCCAAGTCGCACTACCGCTGGACCCCACCCCTGAATATTACCATTAGGGCCCCTCACGGGGGCGGCGTGGGTGCGGGACCCTTCCACTCGCAATCGCCCGAGGGCTGGTTCATGCAGCACCCGGGCCTGAAGATTGTCGTTCCCTCCAGCCCGGAGGACGCCCAGAATCTTCTCTACAGTGCCCTCCATGATCCCAACCCGGTGCTCTACTTCGAGCACAAAAGGCTTTACCGCAGCATACGGGCCGTGACACCGGACCGCTGTGTGCTTGAACCGCTGGGACATGCGCGCGTGGCGCGCGAAGGAGAACACGCCACCATCGTCACCTACGGACTGGGCGTACACTGGGCGCTGGAACTGGCCGAAGAGAAAGGGAAAGAAGGTGTGGAACTCGAAATTGTGGATCTGCGCTGCCTGGCCCCGCTGGATATGGAGACGGTGGCTGCCTCGGTGACCAAAACCAACCGTGTAATGCTGCTGCAGGAGCCGTCGGTGACGCTTGGACCCATGAGCGAGCTCTCGGCCCGCATTACCGAAGCCCATTTCCGGGAGCTGGACGCGCCGGTGATGCGCTGCTCCTCCCTCGACATGCCGGTGCCCTTCAGTCCCGCGCTTGAAGAGGGTTACCTGGCCAGCAGCCGCATGCGCGGTGTACTGGACGAACTGCTGGCCTACTGA
- the holA gene encoding DNA polymerase III subunit delta, with translation MAKKTSIEHFGEARKELASGSPKPICVFCGEEEFFLDRLQQAVEEIMPAEHRDFNFDLLYGREVTPEKLLSIIRSYPMMAERRIVVLRDFQSLGDPTAEESDYGGSINDLLPYVEQPNPTTLLVVIDTKKPSGNTKIGKALQKHQNTSFYEFKEVPDYRLPDWIMQWTRSEHGKEIGPAAARMLAQYVGSNLQLLSTEIDKVCTFVDTSDTIDESHIKKVIGLYREYSVFELKDALVERNLDKTLFIAEQMLQVSKADTGEVIRTVGFFYNMFSNIWQIRRLAAAGNNKKQVQQEMGIGNSWYFNKLWEDASHFRLGEMPGVFEALLDADRAAKGMSTMDPSTILLLMIKRIIN, from the coding sequence ATGGCCAAGAAAACCAGCATAGAACATTTCGGGGAGGCCCGCAAGGAGCTGGCCTCCGGCTCCCCCAAGCCCATCTGCGTATTCTGCGGGGAGGAGGAGTTCTTCCTGGACCGCCTTCAGCAGGCCGTGGAGGAGATCATGCCCGCCGAGCACCGCGATTTCAACTTCGACCTGCTCTACGGGCGGGAGGTCACCCCCGAAAAACTACTCTCCATCATTCGCAGCTACCCCATGATGGCCGAGCGCCGCATCGTGGTGCTGCGCGATTTCCAAAGCCTGGGCGATCCTACGGCGGAGGAGAGCGACTACGGCGGATCGATCAACGACCTGCTGCCCTACGTTGAGCAGCCCAATCCCACTACGCTGCTGGTCGTTATCGACACCAAAAAGCCCTCGGGTAACACCAAAATTGGCAAGGCCCTTCAGAAGCATCAAAACACCAGCTTCTACGAGTTCAAGGAGGTGCCCGACTACCGCCTACCCGACTGGATCATGCAATGGACCCGTTCCGAGCATGGTAAGGAGATCGGTCCCGCCGCCGCCCGGATGCTGGCCCAGTACGTGGGGAGCAACCTCCAGCTGCTGTCCACAGAAATAGATAAAGTGTGTACTTTTGTAGACACTTCCGATACCATCGACGAGAGCCATATAAAAAAAGTAATCGGTCTCTATCGCGAATATTCGGTGTTTGAGCTGAAAGACGCCCTTGTTGAGCGGAACCTGGACAAAACGCTGTTCATCGCGGAACAGATGTTGCAGGTATCAAAAGCAGACACGGGAGAAGTCATTCGTACCGTGGGGTTCTTTTACAACATGTTCTCAAACATCTGGCAGATACGCCGCCTCGCTGCCGCCGGCAACAACAAGAAGCAGGTGCAGCAGGAAATGGGTATCGGCAACAGCTGGTACTTCAACAAGCTGTGGGAGGATGCCTCCCACTTCAGGCTCGGCGAGATGCCCGGCGTGTTTGAGGCGCTTCTGGACGCGGATAGAGCCGCGAAAGGCATGTCGACGATGGACCCTTCCACGATTCTTCTCTTGATGATCAAGCGGATCATCAACTGA
- a CDS encoding arginine decarboxylase, pyruvoyl-dependent, with translation MSDFKMVRTPNVFCLVRGASEGHTRLNAFDNALLNAGVGDTNLMRMSSILPPGATQRDIQQVNLPKGGLIPLAYATIDSTTPGRFISSAVAVGIPENPEEAGVIMEFEDHSKLDNVESIVRQMVVDAFEFRNRKLREIRSIGIEHQVQTCGSTFAAAVLWYED, from the coding sequence ATGTCCGATTTCAAGATGGTACGCACGCCCAACGTCTTCTGCCTCGTCCGCGGGGCTTCGGAGGGACACACCCGCCTGAACGCCTTTGACAACGCCCTGTTGAATGCCGGGGTGGGAGACACCAACTTGATGCGCATGAGCAGCATCCTGCCTCCTGGGGCCACACAGCGTGACATCCAACAGGTTAACCTGCCCAAAGGGGGACTGATCCCGCTGGCCTACGCCACCATCGACTCCACCACGCCCGGGCGCTTCATCTCTTCGGCCGTGGCCGTGGGCATCCCGGAAAACCCTGAGGAGGCGGGGGTGATCATGGAGTTCGAGGATCACAGCAAGCTGGACAACGTGGAGTCGATCGTCCGCCAGATGGTGGTGGACGCCTTCGAATTTCGCAACCGCAAGCTCAGGGAAATCCGCTCTATCGGCATCGAGCACCAGGTGCAGACCTGCGGCTCCACCTTCGCCGCCGCGGTGCTCTGGTACGAGGATTGA
- the speE gene encoding polyamine aminopropyltransferase: MPLSYDEFYHKRTGLTVGVERLLFSEESEYQLVEVYETDTWDNLMTIDGMVMLSEKDEFVYHEMLAHPALFAHPDPKRVLIIGGGDGGTAREVMRHGSVETVDMVEIDETVVRASREHLPEVGDWENPKLNVLYEDGIRFVQQIDEPYDVIIIDGSDPVGPAEGLFEKDFMEACYGGLTADGVLTAQTESPWVADYHPSMKKVFGALDELYEHARMYLAWIPLYPAGMWSFAFASKGIDPLGDEVAGRVEAGLERFGDRLRYYNPQVHAGCFALPNFVQEIID; encoded by the coding sequence ATGCCACTTTCCTACGACGAATTCTACCACAAGCGAACCGGGCTCACCGTGGGTGTGGAGCGCCTGCTCTTTTCCGAGGAGTCGGAGTACCAGCTCGTGGAGGTCTACGAAACCGACACCTGGGACAACCTGATGACCATCGACGGCATGGTCATGCTCAGCGAAAAGGACGAGTTCGTCTATCATGAGATGCTGGCCCACCCGGCCCTTTTTGCCCATCCCGACCCGAAGCGTGTACTTATTATAGGCGGGGGCGACGGAGGGACGGCCCGCGAGGTGATGCGCCACGGGTCCGTGGAGACGGTGGACATGGTGGAGATCGACGAGACGGTGGTACGCGCCTCCCGGGAGCACCTGCCGGAGGTGGGCGACTGGGAGAACCCGAAACTGAATGTTCTGTACGAAGACGGCATCCGGTTCGTACAGCAGATAGACGAGCCCTACGACGTGATCATCATCGACGGCTCCGATCCTGTGGGACCGGCAGAGGGGCTTTTTGAGAAAGATTTTATGGAGGCCTGTTATGGGGGGCTGACCGCCGACGGCGTGCTGACCGCCCAGACCGAGAGCCCCTGGGTGGCCGACTACCATCCCAGCATGAAGAAGGTTTTCGGGGCGCTGGACGAGCTCTATGAGCATGCCCGCATGTACCTGGCCTGGATCCCACTCTACCCGGCCGGCATGTGGTCCTTTGCTTTCGCCTCCAAGGGGATAGATCCGCTGGGCGATGAGGTGGCCGGCAGGGTGGAGGCGGGTCTGGAGCGCTTTGGAGACCGCCTCCGCTACTACAACCCTCAAGTGCATGCCGGCTGTTTTGCCCTTCCCAACTTTGTACAGGAGATTATCGACTGA
- a CDS encoding amino acid--tRNA ligase-related protein has translation MIYIRNLAEHEDRDVTLKGWVYNYRTSKNLYFLELRDGSGICQCVVSKEEVDGETWEAAESLRQESSLEVTGTVVADERSPGGYELQVSGIRVLQVAEDYPITPKEHGVEFLMEHRHLWLRSQRQWAAMRVRNEIIYSIHTFFQERGFIQMDAPIFTGNAAEGTTTLFETEYFEEKAYLTQSGQLYGEAMAMAHGLIYTFGPTFRAEKSKTRRHLTEFWMIEPEMAFYDLDMNMDLAEEFLQFIVGRVLDRCEKELEELERDTDALRKTVNSDFPRISYTEAVETLKSEETAEMLDQMKEDRLAERDELDQERKEIEAERGQAKKWRKTQIDQRIKEISGRVDQIEEDLRNIPVWKESALNFEWGSDFGGSDETILTMNYQTPIIVHRYPAEVKAFYMKRDPEDEKLALAVDVLAPEGYGEIVGGSEREDDLETIQKRIGEHGLPEEVFEWYLDLRRYGSVPHSGFGLGLERTVAWLCGLDHVRETIPFPRMMGRLHP, from the coding sequence ATGATCTATATTCGCAACCTCGCCGAGCACGAAGACCGGGACGTGACGCTCAAGGGCTGGGTCTACAACTACCGCACCAGCAAAAACCTCTATTTTCTTGAACTGCGCGACGGTTCGGGCATCTGCCAGTGCGTCGTTTCGAAGGAGGAGGTGGACGGGGAGACCTGGGAGGCAGCCGAATCCCTTCGCCAGGAGAGCTCCCTGGAGGTGACCGGCACGGTGGTGGCCGACGAACGCAGCCCGGGCGGCTACGAGCTGCAGGTTTCCGGCATCAGGGTGCTGCAGGTGGCCGAAGACTATCCCATTACGCCCAAGGAGCACGGGGTGGAGTTCCTGATGGAGCACCGCCACCTCTGGCTGCGGAGCCAGCGGCAATGGGCGGCCATGCGCGTGCGCAACGAGATTATCTACAGTATTCATACCTTTTTCCAGGAGCGGGGCTTTATCCAGATGGATGCCCCCATCTTTACCGGCAATGCCGCCGAGGGCACCACCACGCTATTCGAGACGGAGTACTTCGAAGAGAAGGCTTACCTCACCCAGTCGGGCCAGCTCTACGGGGAGGCCATGGCTATGGCACATGGACTCATCTACACCTTCGGGCCTACCTTCCGCGCCGAAAAGAGCAAGACCAGGCGCCACCTCACCGAATTCTGGATGATCGAGCCGGAAATGGCCTTCTACGACCTGGACATGAACATGGACCTGGCCGAGGAGTTCCTCCAGTTTATTGTGGGACGCGTGCTGGACCGCTGCGAAAAAGAACTTGAAGAGCTGGAGCGGGACACCGACGCCCTCCGCAAGACGGTAAACAGCGACTTCCCGCGCATCTCCTACACCGAGGCCGTAGAGACCCTCAAGAGCGAGGAGACCGCCGAAATGCTCGACCAGATGAAGGAGGACCGCCTGGCCGAGCGCGACGAGTTGGATCAGGAGCGCAAGGAGATCGAGGCTGAGAGGGGACAGGCCAAGAAATGGCGCAAGACCCAGATCGACCAGCGCATCAAGGAGATATCCGGGCGGGTGGACCAGATCGAGGAGGACCTGCGCAACATCCCCGTCTGGAAGGAGTCGGCCCTGAATTTCGAGTGGGGTTCCGACTTCGGCGGCAGCGACGAGACCATCCTTACCATGAACTACCAGACGCCCATCATCGTCCACCGCTACCCGGCCGAGGTGAAGGCCTTCTATATGAAACGAGACCCGGAAGACGAGAAACTGGCCCTGGCGGTGGACGTGCTGGCGCCGGAAGGCTACGGGGAGATCGTCGGGGGCAGCGAGCGGGAGGACGACCTGGAGACCATTCAAAAACGCATCGGCGAACACGGGCTCCCCGAGGAGGTCTTCGAGTGGTATCTCGACCTGCGGCGCTACGGCAGCGTGCCGCACTCCGGCTTCGGGTTGGGACTCGAGCGGACCGTGGCGTGGCTCTGTGGACTCGATCACGTGCGCGAAACCATTCCCTTCCCGCGCATGATGGGACGCCTGCACCCGTAA
- the speD gene encoding adenosylmethionine decarboxylase: protein MDALGRQILVEFYDCESEKINDVSFIESAFLEATRASMATIISHNFHKFSPHGVSGVVVIAESHVTIHSWPEYNYAAVDIFTCGDTIDPWIIQEHLKEAFQSKNISSMEMKRGLFKVPPGERLLFKPQQSASRN from the coding sequence ATGGATGCACTCGGTCGCCAGATCCTGGTGGAATTTTACGATTGCGAATCGGAGAAAATCAACGACGTCTCCTTTATCGAATCGGCCTTCCTGGAGGCCACCCGCGCTTCCATGGCCACCATCATTTCGCACAACTTTCACAAATTCAGTCCCCACGGCGTGAGCGGCGTGGTAGTCATCGCCGAGTCGCACGTCACCATCCACAGCTGGCCGGAGTACAATTACGCGGCGGTGGATATATTTACCTGTGGGGATACCATCGATCCCTGGATCATACAGGAGCATCTGAAGGAGGCCTTCCAGTCCAAAAACATCTCCAGTATGGAGATGAAGCGCGGACTCTTTAAAGTGCCGCCGGGCGAGCGACTGCTCTTCAAGCCGCAGCAGTCGGCCTCCCGGAATTAA
- a CDS encoding cation-translocating P-type ATPase, with product MSKKETHLTVKGMDCAGCARNVKQALEGMEGVSSADVYLSSEKARIVHGPERPTLDEFRKAVEAIGYRIPGEEDPGGEQAPSVQDYARKSFRLFGLVFGAILLIAVAGEWLGLFDALTARVPFWAGTAAVAAIGWPVFRQVAVAAARGMVTPHALMALGAVTALIAGQWVTAAIVVFFMRTGDFIEGYTTDKARDSVRSLTELAPQTATLVRGEREEEVPISEVNPGDHILVRPGGRIPVDGTVLEGHATVDQSPITGESMPVEVTEGTGVYASTIAQGGRLLLRADAVGRDTTFGKVIAMVEEAEAHKGEVQRFADRFSAWYLPVVAGIALLTYVLSGNVMSTVAVMVVACACAFALATPVALLATVGSNARRGVMIKGGKYIEALARADVLLIDKTGTLTFGRPEISEIVPLNGCTEGELLAAAASAEQFSEHPLGRAVTEAAKQRFLTLKKPDRFEELTGNGVKAEIEGQAVVVGNERLVDAGAVDAQARDRIAAMKKRGRTVITVQRNGKLIGLLAAGDREREEVGEALSRLGAQGLRRVELLTGDNTESARDLAEKLGIDYRAELLPEEKIEIVRRYQEEGHTVVMVGDGVNDAPALAQADVGIAMGTTGTDVAIETADITLMRDDWNLVPELLHSARRTMRVIKGNFAFTTLYNLAGISLAAFGFLPPVLAAAAQSVPDVGIMLNSSRLLRSGDE from the coding sequence ATGAGCAAGAAGGAGACCCATCTTACCGTCAAAGGCATGGACTGCGCCGGCTGCGCCCGGAACGTCAAGCAGGCCCTGGAGGGAATGGAAGGCGTATCGTCGGCCGACGTATACCTCTCGTCCGAGAAGGCGCGCATTGTCCATGGACCGGAACGTCCGACCCTCGACGAATTCCGGAAGGCCGTGGAGGCCATTGGCTACCGCATCCCGGGGGAGGAAGACCCGGGTGGAGAGCAGGCCCCGTCCGTGCAGGACTATGCCCGCAAATCCTTCCGGCTCTTCGGGCTGGTTTTCGGCGCCATCCTGCTCATCGCGGTGGCGGGCGAATGGCTGGGCCTTTTTGATGCGCTGACCGCCCGGGTGCCTTTCTGGGCGGGGACCGCCGCGGTGGCCGCCATCGGCTGGCCCGTCTTTCGCCAGGTGGCCGTGGCGGCGGCCAGGGGCATGGTCACCCCCCACGCGCTCATGGCCCTGGGGGCCGTGACGGCGCTGATAGCGGGCCAGTGGGTGACGGCGGCCATTGTCGTCTTCTTCATGCGCACCGGCGACTTTATCGAGGGCTACACCACTGACAAGGCACGCGATTCGGTGCGCTCGCTTACCGAACTGGCCCCGCAGACCGCCACCCTGGTGCGCGGGGAAAGGGAAGAGGAGGTCCCCATTTCAGAGGTGAACCCCGGTGATCATATCCTGGTACGCCCGGGCGGGAGGATACCCGTGGACGGCACGGTGCTGGAAGGTCATGCGACCGTGGATCAGTCTCCTATCACGGGAGAATCCATGCCGGTGGAAGTTACCGAGGGTACGGGGGTCTACGCGTCCACCATCGCGCAAGGCGGACGCCTGCTGCTGCGGGCCGACGCCGTTGGCAGGGACACCACCTTTGGAAAGGTCATCGCCATGGTGGAGGAGGCCGAGGCCCACAAGGGGGAGGTACAGCGATTTGCGGACCGGTTCTCGGCCTGGTATCTGCCGGTGGTGGCCGGCATCGCCCTGCTGACCTATGTCCTCAGCGGCAATGTCATGTCCACAGTGGCGGTCATGGTGGTGGCCTGCGCCTGCGCCTTCGCCCTGGCCACGCCGGTGGCCCTGCTGGCGACGGTAGGGTCCAACGCCCGTCGGGGTGTGATGATCAAGGGAGGCAAGTACATCGAGGCCCTGGCGCGGGCGGATGTGCTGCTCATCGACAAGACCGGTACTCTCACGTTCGGCAGGCCCGAGATTTCTGAAATTGTGCCGCTCAACGGCTGCACGGAGGGTGAGTTGCTGGCCGCAGCGGCCAGCGCCGAACAGTTTTCCGAGCACCCCCTCGGCAGGGCGGTCACCGAAGCTGCAAAGCAGCGATTCCTCACCCTGAAGAAGCCCGACCGCTTCGAAGAGCTGACGGGCAACGGGGTGAAGGCGGAGATCGAAGGGCAGGCGGTGGTGGTGGGAAACGAACGGCTGGTCGATGCCGGTGCGGTGGATGCGCAGGCACGGGACAGGATAGCCGCCATGAAGAAGCGCGGCCGGACCGTCATCACCGTCCAGCGGAATGGCAAACTCATCGGACTGTTAGCGGCCGGGGACCGCGAGCGGGAGGAGGTGGGAGAGGCGCTGTCCCGGCTTGGCGCACAGGGTTTGCGCCGTGTGGAGCTGCTGACGGGCGACAACACCGAATCGGCGCGGGACCTGGCCGAAAAACTGGGCATAGATTACCGGGCGGAACTCCTGCCGGAAGAGAAGATCGAAATCGTCCGACGCTACCAGGAGGAGGGACACACGGTAGTGATGGTTGGGGACGGGGTGAACGACGCACCGGCGCTTGCGCAGGCCGATGTGGGCATCGCCATGGGCACCACGGGAACCGACGTGGCCATCGAGACCGCCGACATCACGCTCATGCGGGACGACTGGAACCTGGTGCCGGAACTGCTCCATTCGGCGCGCCGCACCATGAGGGTCATCAAGGGCAATTTCGCCTTCACCACGCTCTACAACCTGGCGGGCATCTCGCTGGCCGCCTTCGGCTTCCTGCCGCCCGTACTGGCCGCCGCGGCGCAGTCCGTCCCGGACGTGGGCATCATGCTCAACTCCTCGCGGCTGCTGCGTTCCGGCGACGAGTGA